A portion of the Candidatus Nitrosocosmicus arcticus genome contains these proteins:
- a CDS encoding ferredoxin, with the protein MDDANYYEVLEISRYANQREIKSAFRRLARKYHPDRNSKVSDDIMKNINIAFETLSDPGKRQQYDETLGGERPRKLDRSDQNRESNSISIQKNWQVNTVSDDMGSQTVSYDNDDDVDFQNRLNAEHEAASFGKDNSLLESRYHIIVEPSLCLAFGSCETLAPKVFVVEKNRRINPKAVVISETAEDFETILDAAKTCPTKAIIIIDRYTGERIFP; encoded by the coding sequence TTGGATGACGCTAATTACTATGAGGTTCTAGAGATATCAAGATATGCCAACCAGCGGGAGATCAAAAGTGCGTTTAGACGACTTGCAAGGAAATATCATCCAGATAGGAATTCAAAAGTTTCTGATGATATCATGAAGAATATAAATATCGCGTTCGAAACCCTATCCGATCCAGGAAAAAGACAACAATACGATGAAACTCTTGGTGGAGAGCGTCCAAGAAAATTAGACCGATCTGATCAAAATCGTGAAAGTAATTCAATTTCTATTCAAAAAAATTGGCAAGTAAATACTGTCTCAGATGACATGGGCAGTCAGACCGTAAGTTACGATAATGACGACGACGTTGATTTTCAAAATAGATTAAATGCCGAACATGAGGCTGCATCGTTTGGGAAGGATAATTCATTACTAGAAAGTCGATACCATATAATTGTCGAGCCATCCCTGTGCTTGGCTTTCGGAAGTTGTGAAACACTTGCTCCAAAGGTTTTTGTAGTTGAGAAGAACAGACGAATAAATCCAAAAGCGGTAGTAATTTCAGAAACAGCTGAAGATTTTGAAACTATACTTGATGCGGCCAAAACTTGCCCTACTAAGGCAATTATTATCATTGATAGGTATACAGGAGAACGTATTTTTCCATAG
- a CDS encoding CDC48 family AAA ATPase — protein sequence MASKVDDTKSSKTATLKVAEAEQRDVGRKIARVDPDVAEAMNIVSGDALELSSIGRKTTVLSWPAKESDRGKGLIRMDGFIRSRLDVGINDLVEIKVVESKIAKDITFAPTEPLRIMGAEEYLAEYLNGTLMTKGDTVPINVMGRRIDLVVISTHPSGPVIISDATDILVSEESSKAVQISKEGTASSITYEDIGGLGDAVARVREMIELPLRHPELFKRLGVEAPKGVLLHGPPGTGKTLLAKAVANETNSNFFTIGGPEIMSKYHGESEERLRNVFQEAEKNAPSIIFIDEIDSIAPKREEVTGEVERRIVAQLLSVMDGMKSRGKVVVIGATNRVDAIDPALRRPGRFDREIEIGVPNRDGRLEVLTIHTRGMPLDKDVDLQKLADISHGFVGADLQALAKEAAMRALRRVLPEINLSGESISVDILRKIIVRMQDFMDVIKETEPSAMREVFVEVPDIKWEDIGGLSTIKQELQEAVEWPLKYLGVFTYADASPPKGILLYGPPGTGKTLMAKAAANESEANFISIKGPELLSKWVGESEKGVREIFRKARQAAPCIIFFDELDAIAPTRGDHGDSHVTERVISQFLTEMDGLEILTNVVVIGATNRPDIIDPALLRPGRFDRILYVPPPDRESRLQIIRIHTKKKPLAEDVNIEELADKTDGYTGADIASLSSAAVMLALREHITKYPDSKEAEKQTKDLKINMKHFEDAMKKIRPLSKQEVDMYKNMANKFGKVDL from the coding sequence ATGGCATCAAAAGTTGACGACACAAAGTCGTCAAAAACCGCTACGTTGAAGGTAGCGGAAGCAGAACAAAGAGATGTTGGACGAAAAATAGCTCGGGTAGATCCCGATGTTGCAGAGGCAATGAATATTGTTAGCGGTGATGCGTTAGAATTATCATCTATTGGTAGAAAGACTACCGTTTTAAGCTGGCCAGCAAAGGAGAGTGATAGAGGTAAGGGATTGATCCGTATGGACGGGTTCATACGAAGTAGGTTGGATGTTGGTATAAATGACTTGGTTGAAATCAAAGTGGTAGAATCGAAAATCGCAAAAGACATAACATTTGCTCCTACTGAACCCTTGCGAATAATGGGTGCGGAAGAATATCTTGCAGAATACCTAAATGGAACTTTGATGACTAAAGGCGATACAGTCCCTATCAATGTAATGGGTAGAAGGATAGACTTGGTTGTGATCTCCACACACCCCTCAGGTCCAGTCATAATTAGTGATGCAACGGATATACTAGTTTCGGAAGAGTCTTCAAAGGCCGTTCAGATCTCCAAAGAGGGTACGGCTTCATCAATCACTTATGAAGATATAGGTGGATTAGGGGACGCGGTAGCAAGGGTTAGAGAAATGATAGAGCTTCCTCTAAGACATCCAGAATTGTTTAAGAGATTAGGTGTAGAAGCACCAAAGGGGGTGTTGTTACACGGTCCACCAGGAACAGGGAAGACATTATTGGCAAAAGCAGTAGCAAACGAAACAAATTCCAATTTCTTTACAATTGGAGGACCAGAAATAATGAGCAAGTACCACGGAGAATCAGAAGAAAGGCTCCGCAATGTATTTCAAGAGGCTGAGAAGAATGCACCTTCCATAATATTTATCGACGAAATTGACTCGATAGCACCAAAACGAGAAGAAGTAACAGGGGAGGTTGAAAGGCGGATTGTGGCTCAACTGTTATCTGTAATGGATGGGATGAAATCAAGGGGTAAAGTAGTTGTAATAGGTGCTACAAATAGAGTAGATGCCATCGATCCTGCATTAAGAAGACCAGGTCGTTTTGATAGGGAAATCGAAATTGGGGTTCCCAATAGGGATGGACGATTGGAGGTATTAACAATACACACACGAGGAATGCCACTTGATAAGGATGTTGATTTACAAAAACTAGCTGACATTTCTCATGGTTTTGTTGGAGCGGATTTGCAAGCACTTGCTAAAGAGGCAGCCATGCGGGCACTCAGAAGGGTTCTCCCCGAAATCAATCTCTCTGGTGAAAGCATATCAGTCGATATTTTAAGAAAGATTATAGTTAGAATGCAGGATTTTATGGATGTAATTAAGGAAACAGAACCCTCTGCCATGAGAGAGGTGTTTGTAGAAGTACCGGATATAAAATGGGAGGATATAGGCGGACTTTCCACTATAAAACAAGAACTTCAAGAAGCTGTTGAATGGCCTTTAAAATACTTGGGAGTTTTTACCTATGCAGATGCCAGCCCTCCAAAAGGAATTTTGTTATACGGTCCACCAGGCACGGGTAAAACATTAATGGCAAAAGCAGCAGCAAATGAAAGTGAAGCAAATTTCATCAGCATTAAGGGGCCAGAACTACTTAGTAAGTGGGTAGGAGAATCGGAAAAAGGAGTAAGAGAGATATTTAGAAAAGCTAGACAAGCCGCTCCATGTATAATATTCTTTGATGAACTGGATGCTATAGCTCCAACTAGGGGTGATCATGGAGATTCGCATGTAACAGAGAGAGTAATCAGTCAATTTCTGACCGAGATGGACGGCCTCGAAATACTAACAAATGTAGTAGTAATTGGCGCCACCAATAGGCCCGATATAATAGACCCAGCATTATTGAGACCAGGGAGATTTGATAGAATCCTCTATGTACCTCCACCTGACCGAGAATCCAGGCTTCAAATTATCAGGATTCATACAAAAAAGAAGCCATTAGCTGAAGATGTCAATATTGAAGAGTTAGCTGATAAAACTGATGGATATACAGGAGCTGATATCGCTTCATTATCTTCTGCAGCAGTTATGTTGGCATTAAGAGAACATATAACAAAATATCCAGATTCCAAGGAGGCAGAGAAACAAACAAAGGATTTGAAAATAAATATGAAGCATTTCGAAGATGCCATGAAAAAAATAAGACCTTTGTCAAAACAGGAAGTAGATATGTACAAGAACATGGCAAACAAATTCGGGAAAGTGGATTTATAA